A window of the Cicer arietinum cultivar CDC Frontier isolate Library 1 chromosome 6, Cicar.CDCFrontier_v2.0, whole genome shotgun sequence genome harbors these coding sequences:
- the LOC101495903 gene encoding amino acid permease 4-like: MLQRSRTLPSRTHQGVIEERHDIRHYLEVEAQHKIQKEEAEAITIQSNYSKCFDDDGRLKRTGTFWTATAHIITAVIGSGVLSLAWAIAQLGWAVGPVVMFLFAVVNLYTSSLLTQCYRTDDSVTGQRNYTYMDAVKSILGGKKVKICGVIQYVNLFGVAIGYTIAASVSMMAIKRSNCYHESHGKDPCHMSSNGYMITFGVAEVLLSQIPDFDQVWWLSIVAAIMSFTYSAVGLGLGVAKVAENRSFKGSLMGISIGTVTQAGTVTGTNKIWRSLQALGAMAFAYSFSIILIEIQDTIKSPPSEHKTMKKATMLSIMITTVFYILCGSMGYAAFGDHVPGNLLTGFGFYNPYWLLDIANFAIVVHLIGAYQVFSQPLFAFVEKWSARKWPKNNFVTAEYEIAIPCTGVYKLNFFRLIWRTIFVLLTTIIAMLLPFFNDVVGILGAFGFWPLTVYFPIDMYISQKKIGRWTNKWIGLQMLSVCCLIISLLAAVGSIAGVVLDLKTYKPFKTSY; encoded by the exons ATGTTGCAAAGAAGTAGAACCCTTCCTAGCAGAACCCACCAAGGAGTT ATTGAAGAGAGGCATGATATCAGACACTACTTAGAAGTGGAAGCACAGCACAAAATCCAAAAGGAGGAGGCTGAGGCAATTACCATTCAGTCCAATTATTCCAAGTGCTTTGATGATGATGGTCGCCTCAAAAGAACAG GAACATTTTGGACAGCAACTGCTCATATCATAACTGCTGTGATAGGCTCTGGAGTCCTTTCCCTGGCATGGGCAATAGCTCAACTTGGTTGGGCTGTTGGACCTGTTGTCATGTTTCTCTTCGCCGTCGTTAATCTCTACACTTCCAGTTTACTAACACAGTGTTACAGAACAGATGACTCTGTTACTGGACAGAGAAATTACACCTACATGGATGCAGTAAAGTCCATCTTAG GAGGAAAAAAGGTCAAAATTTGTGGTGTGATTCAATATGTGAATCTCTTTGGAGTTGCAATTGGATACACCATTGCTGCCTCAGTTAGCATGAT GGCTATAAAAAGGTCAAATTGTTATCATGAGAGTCATGGAAAAGATCCATGTCATATGTCAAGCAATGGCTACATGATAACATTTGGTGTAGCAGAAGTGTTACTTTCTCAAATCCCAGACTTTGATCAAGTATGGTGGCTATCCATAGTTGCAGCTATCATGTCCTTCACTTATTCTGCAGTTGGATTGGGTCTAGGTGTGGCCAAAGTAGCAG AAAATAGAAGTTTTAAAGGAAGTTTGATGGGAATTAGCATCGGCACAGTGACACAAGCTGGAACAGTCACAGGCACAAACAAAATATGGAGGAGTTTACAAGCTCTTGGGGCAATGGCTTTTGCATACTCCTTTTCCATTATCCTCATTGAAATTCAG GACACTATAAAATCACCTCCTTCGGAGCACAAGACCATGAAAAAGGCCACTATGTTGAGCATCATGATTACTACAGTGTTCTATATACTCTGTGGTAGCATGGGTTATGCAGCCTTTGGAGATCATGTACCTGGAAATCTCTTGACTGGTTTTGGATTCTATAACCCTTATTGGCTTCTTGACATTGCCAACTTTGCAATtgttgtgcatctaattggAGCATACCAG GTATTTTCCCAGCCCTTATTTGCATTTGTTGAGAAGTGGAGTGCACGTAAATGGCCAAAGAATAATTTTGTCACTGCAGAATATGAAATAGCCATTCCATGCACTGGGGTGTACAAACTCAACTTTTTCCGCTTAATATGGAGGACTATTTTTGTGTTATTGACAACCATCATAGCCATGCTATTGCCATTTTTCAATGATGTGGTTGGAATACTTGGAGCTTTTGGGTTCTGGCCTTTAACAGTTTATTTCCCAATTGACATGTACATTTCACAAAAAAAGATTGGAAGATGGACTAATAAGTGGATTGGACTTCAGATGCTTAGTGTATGTTGTCTCATCATTTCACTATTAGCAGCTGTTGGATCCATTGCTGGGGTGGTTTTGGATCTCAAGACTTACAAGCCATTCAAAACTAGTTATTGA
- the LOC101495575 gene encoding protein EARLY-RESPONSIVE TO DEHYDRATION 7, chloroplastic-like — MSQKSSFYPQVDSTNPDANSSSSSFSMYPNTAYSSQQVLVTVPNVILHLIEKDSSVHLASGDLTIVSLKEDNNVVAVLARISDQIQWPLAKDVSTVKLDDSHYFFTLQIPQSKTESGTEVLNYGMTVATKGEESVLILKELDKILEKYSFFSVEKVKGVKGWEVLEEKREDVEESSAAAYWTTLAPNVEDYSGRFARWIAAGSGQVVRGILWCGDVTVERLKWGNDFMKKRLQPGSKSQISPHALESIKRVKKLTKMSEKVAIGILTGVVKVSGFFTSSVVNSKPGKKFFSFLPGEVLLASLDGFNKVCDAVEVAGRNVLSTSSVVTTGLVSHKYGEQAAEVTNEGLDAAGHAFGTAWTVFKLRKALNPKSVIKPTTLAKAAAQASSSQLKAKK; from the exons ATGTCTCAAAAAAGTTCATTCTACCCACAAGTCGATTCCACCAATCCAGACgcaaattcttcttcttcttctttctccatGTATCCAAACACTGCATATTCATCACAACAAGTTCTGGTGACCGTTCCCAACGTGATTCTCCATCTCATAGAAAAAGATTCAAGCGTCCACCTAGCTTCCGGCGACTTAACCATAGTAAGCCTCAAAGAAGACAACAACGTCGTAGCAGTTCTCGCTCGCATAAGCGATCAAATCCAATGGCCGTTAGCCAAAGACGTTTCAACAGTAAAACTCGACGATTCGCATTACTTTTTCAcacttcaaattccacagaGTAAAACAGAGAGTGGGACGGAGGTTTTGAACTACGGAATGACGGTGGCAACAAAAGGGGAAGAGAGTGTTTTGATTTTGAAGGAACTTGATAAGATTCTTGAAAAGTATAGTTTTTTTTCGGTTGAGAAGGTGAAGGGTGTAAAAGGGTGGGAGGTTTTGGAGGAGAAAAGGGAAGATGTGGAGGAAAGTTCTGCTGCTGCTTATTGGACAACGTTGGCACCAAACGTGGAAGATTATAGTGGAAGATTTGCAAGATGGATTGCTGCTGGGTCAGGACAAGTTGTCAGGGGAATTCTGTGGTGTGGTGATGTTACTGTTGAGAGATTGAAATGGGGGAATGATTTCATGAAGAAGAGGTTGCAGCCTGGGTCGAAATCACAAATTAGTCCACATGCTTTGGAGAGTATTAAAAG GGTTAAGAAGTTGACGAAGATGTCAGAGAAAGTGGCCATTGGTATCCTCACTGGGGTTGTCAAGGTGTCTGGATTCTTCACTAGTTCGGTGGTGAATTCAAAACCGGGAAAGAAGTTCTTTAGCTTTCTTCCTGGAGAAGTTTTACTTGCTTCCCTTGATGGATTCA ATAAGGTGTGTGACGCTGTAGAAGTAGCTGGAAGGAATGTTTTGTCCACTTCATCAGTTGTTACCACTGGACTTGTTTCACATAA ATATGGAGAGCAAGCTGCTGAGGTTACAAATGAAGGGCTTGACGCTGCAGGGCATGCATTTGGAACAGCTTGGACTGTGTTCAAACTTAGAAAGGCACTCAACCCAAAGAGTGTGATCAAACCAACAACACTAGCTAAAGCTGCTGCTCAAGCAAGCTCTTCTCAGTTGAAGGCTAAGAAATAA